TAGGGGCCATAGAAATCCTGACCCTGGCTGTTCTTGCCGGGGCCGGCATGATCGCGGCCGACGATGAAATGGGTGCAGCCGTGGTTCTTGCGAATCAGCCCGTGCCAGACCGCCTCGCGCGGGCCGGCCATGCGCATGGCCAGGTTCAGCAGGCTCATGGAGGTGGTGGCGGCGGGGTACTTGTCCAGCACCGCCTCGTAGCAGCGCACCCGGGTGAAGTGGTCGACATCGCCTGGTTTGGTCATGCCGACAACCGGATGGATCAGCAGGTTGGCCTGCGCCTCGCGCGCGGCGCGGAAGGTCAGCTCCTGATGCGCCCGGTGCAGCGGGTTGCGGGTCTGAAAGGCCACGATACGGCGCCAGCCGACCTTGCGGAAATAGGCGCGCAGCTCGTTGGGGGTGTCGCGGCGGGCGCGGAAATCGTAATGCACCGGCTGCTGGATGCCGGTCACCGGGCCGCCCAGATAAACCTTGCCTGCCACATTGTGCAGATAGTTGACCGCCGGATGTGCCTGATCGTCGGCACCGAACACCTTCTCGGCCTCGTGCGCCTTGTTGGGCACCCATTTGTCGGTCACGGTCATGGTGGCGAGGATCACGCCCTCCTGATCGCGCAGGGCGATGTCCTGGCCCAGTTCGATCGTGTCGGCAAAACCCTCTTTCACGTCCAGCGTGATCGGCATCGGCCAGAGCGTACCGTCGGCCAGTCGCATGTTGTCGACGACGTTGTTGTAATCGGCCTCGCTCAGGAAACCCTTGAGGGGCGAGAAGCCGCCGTTCATCAAGAGTTCGAGGTCGCAGATCTGGCGTGGAGACAGATCGTGGCTTTTCAGCTCGGCCGCCTCCATCTTCAGTTTCTGCGCCGAGTCGTAGGAGACATAGAGTTCCGGGATCGGAGCGAGGTTGCTCAGCATGGTCATGTCGATACTCTTGATCTGTAAGGTCACTGCGTTGAGGGGTCTGTGTTGGCGGTGCAATAGACCCGTGTGCCGCAGATTGTCTAGGACTGCGGCGCAACAAAGGACGAATTGTGCCATTCCGCGACAAATCGAAAGGTTTTTGCTGGTTTCTTGACGCCAGGGCGGAACTTTTCCGGATTTTTTGCCGGATTTCAGGGTTGGCTGGAACTTGGTTCGCCCCTGGTTTGGTCGAGCGATAGCTTTGCCGCAGTGGCGACGGGCAGGGCGGCGACCGGTTGTGGCACCCCGCGCAGCGCGAAACTGCCGAGTTCCAGCGCGCTCAGATCGGCACCCGCCGCGTGCAGCACGGCCTCGGAAATCAGCAGCTCGACCCCCAGCGCCTTGGTTTCGGCCTCGAGCCGGCTGGCGGCGTTGACCGTGTCGCCGATGATGGTGCGGGGGGCATGGCCCGCGGCCCCGATCTCGCCCAGCACCAGCGTGCCCAGATGCAGTCCCATGCCGATCCGTACCGGCGGTGTCCCCTCGGCGGCCAGCGTCCGGTTGAACACTTCGAGTGCCGCGCCGATGCTCCGCGCCGCCTCGATCCCGGCGCGGGCCGAGGTCTGGGCATCGCGCGCCTCGAACAGCGCCAGAAACCCGTCGCCCAGGTATTTGTCCACGGTGCCGCCGGCGCCGATGACCGAGGGCACGATCGCATCGAAAAAACGGTTGAGCAGAAACACCACGTCATAGGGCAGTTGCCCGGTGGTGCGGGCGGTAAAGCCGCGCATGTCCAGGAACAGAACCGCCAGTTGCCGTTCCTGCCCCTGGCTGGCATGGGCGCGACTGCGGCCGCCCTCGGGGCGGAATACGCGAAAGACCGTGGCCGGATCGGTGGGCCGGATCTGGCAGGCCAGCCGCGTATTGGGCGGTGCGCCCACCGCGCGCAGGCTGCGCAGCTCCACCTCCGAGGGGGGGTGCAGCAGGTCGGCCCCTGCTTCGATCACCACGCGGCAGGTGGTGCAGCGCCCCTTGCCGCCGCACAGGGCGGTATGGGGCACGCCGTGGCTGCGCGACATCTGAAGCAGGGTCAGGCCGCGCTCGGACACGATCTCGGGCCCGTCCACATACCGGATGCGCACCGCATTGCGCCGCCGCAGCAGCCTGCGGCCAAGGTGGATGGCCGCGGTCAGCGCCAGCAGCCCCCAGAAAACCGCAAGGCCCAGGTCCTTGACCTGAAACAGCGCACCGAACGTCGCTGCATCGGGCCAGTTGAACGCCTCCATATAGCCCGGTCTCTGCGCATCGTTCGTGAAGATCGCGAACATCCGCCGCCCCTCGGTCAGCAGCCCGGCCAGCGCGAAGGCGGGCACCAGCACCGCCAGTCCGATCATCCAGGGCACCCAGGCGCGCCACCAGCTGGTCAGCCGCAGCCAGAAATGCAGGCCGATACAGCCATGGATCCAGACCACCAGAAGCAGTCCGCTTTGCTGCCAGATCGAGATATTGGGCCACATCAGGATGATGAGATAACTCATCTCGTCATTGACGCCATAAACCTCGTGCGCATAGCGGGTGTGGGTCAGATGCGCGATCAGTTGCAGTGGGATCAGCAGGCCCAGCACGACCTGCACCGCCTCGCTTGCGCGCATGCGCAGGCGCCGCCGCCGTGCCAGCCCGCTCAGCGCCAGCCCGGCATGGATCAGCAGCGCCCCATAGAGAAGGATCGAGCCCACAAGGCTGCGGGTGATCACCTGGCGGGCATCCTGAAATGCCTCCATCCAGGCGGGGCTGATCAGGCCCAGCCCGATATTGACGAAATGAAAGAAGGCATAGGCAAACAGGATCAGCCCGCTTGCGATCCTGAGACGTGTCGCCAGACTGCCCCGCCAGAGTGCGCTTGTGCCCATGCCGCCCGTCTCTTGTGCTCTCACGGTCAAGTGTGTGGGGCCGGGGCCGGGCGGTCAAGTCATGTGGTGGTGATGTCGGTGCCGGGCCAGGGCAGGGGGGCCGTGCCGCCGGCCCGGACCGGGCCCGGGTCGAACAGCACGATATGGCTCAATTCGGGGCGCGAGCGCGAGGAATAGAGCAGCCCTTGCGCCCCCTCGGCCCGGGCCGTGTCGGAATAGGGCCAGCTGGGTGCGGCGGCGCCGGTGGCGCGAATATCCTGCCAGATCTGCGAAACCTCGGGGCGACCGCGCAGATCGGCCAGCCAGGCCCGCGTCACCTCAAGCGGCACGATCACACGGGGTGGGTCCTGCGGCCCCACATAGCGCCGGATCGCGACGCCCGCGCCCTCGGGCGTCAGCGAGGCATAAAGCGCCCATTGGCCGGAATGGTGAAACCGCCCCTCGGGCGCGCGGGCCGGGGCGGTGGGCGCCCCGGCCAGATCGGCGAACAGAATTCTCCAGACGGTGCCGGAGAAGTCGATCACCGGCTCACTCCTGCTCCGCCAGGAACCGCTCCGCATCAAGCGCGGCCATGCAGCCCATGCCGGCGCTGGTCACCGCCTGGCGGTACTTGTGGTCGGTCAGGTCACCGGCGGCAAAGATGCCGGGGATCGAGGTTTCGGTGGTGCCGGGTTTCACGCTGACATAACCGCCATTGTGCAGCTCCAGCACATCCTTGACCAGCTCGTTGGCGGGCGCATGGCCGATGGCCACAAACACGCCCTTGCAGGGGATGTCGGTGATCTCGCCGGTCTTGACGTTGCGCACCTTGACCCCTTCGACACCCAGCGGGGCGTCGGTGCCATAGACCTCTTCCAGCTGGTTGAACCACAGCGGCACGATCTTTTCGTTCTTGAACAGGCGATCCTGCAGGATCTTCTCGGCGCGCAGCTCGTCGCGGCGGTGGATCAGCGTCACCTTGGACGCGAAATTGGTCAGAAACAGCGCCTCTTCGACCGCTGTATTGCCGCCGCCGATCACCACGATTTCCTGTCCGCGATAGAAGAACCCGTCGCAGGTGGCGCAGGCAGAGACGCCAAAGCCCTTGAACTTCTCCTCGCTCTCCATCCCCAGCCATTTGGCGCGGGCGCCGGTGGCCAGGATCACCGCATCGGCGGTATAGGTGGTGCCGCTGTCGCCCTTGGCGACAAAGGGACGCGCCGAGGTATCGAGCGAGGTGATGATATCGCCGATGATCTCGCAGCCCATCGCCTTGGCATGGGCCTCCATCCGCACCATCAGGTCGGGGCCCTGCACCTCGGTATCGCCGGGCCAGTTCTCGACCTCGGTGGTGGTGGTCAGCTGGCCGCCCGGCTCGATCCCCTGAACCAGGATCGGCTCCAGCATGGCGCGGCTGGCATAGACGCCGGCGGTATAGCCCGCAGGCCCGGACCCGATGATCAGAACCTTGGTGTGACGTGTCTCGGCCATGATATCCCCAATGCAGATGGCTGGCGGCGCACCGCCTGTCGAAGAGGGGATATAACCGCCCGGCGCGCGCTCTTAAACCCCTTTGCACATTCGCGTGTGTCGCCGGGCATCGAGGTGTGATCCGGCAAGGCTCGGGAAGAAAATTGCGCATGTACGAAAGATTATTGCGCAGCCGACCGGGGCTGTTATAAGAACCGCAAAAAACGGGAGTTGTTCATGGTCGCGCACCGGCTGGACGAGATAGACCGCAAGATTCTGGCGGAGCTTCAGGCGGATGGCCGCATGACCAATGTCGAGCTGGCCAAACGGGTTGGAATTTCGGCGCCGCCCTGCCTGCGACGTGTTCGCGCGCTTGAGGACGCGGGGCTGATCCGCGGCTATCACGCCGAGGTCAATGCCCGCCAATTGGGATTCGAGGTGCAGGTGTTTGCCATGGTGGGGCTGGAAAGCCAGGCCGAGGTGGAACTGAGCGCGTTCGAGGCGCGCTGCCGCGAATGGCCCTTGGTGCGCGAATGCCATATGCTGAACGGCGAGGTCGATTTCATGCTGAAATGCGTGGCCCCCGACCTGAGCAGTTTCCAGAGCTTTCTGACCGGTCAGTTGCTGACCACGCCCAACGTGGCCAGCGTCAAGACCTCGCTGGTCATTCGCGGGGCGAAGGACGAGCCGGGTGTTCCCTTTGATGTACTCGAGGAACGTTTGAGCCGGTCTGCCTGAAGTCGGCAGGAAGGCGATACCGCCCGGTCATCGGTGGCAGCAAGATCGCTGCCAATGTGCATAACGCCCAGAACACCAATAAACCCATTGCCCTTTCCTCAGGCAGGGATCGCGTCGATTTC
The window above is part of the Ruegeria pomeroyi DSS-3 genome. Proteins encoded here:
- a CDS encoding bifunctional sulfate adenylyltransferase/adenylylsulfate kinase, which encodes MTMLSNLAPIPELYVSYDSAQKLKMEAAELKSHDLSPRQICDLELLMNGGFSPLKGFLSEADYNNVVDNMRLADGTLWPMPITLDVKEGFADTIELGQDIALRDQEGVILATMTVTDKWVPNKAHEAEKVFGADDQAHPAVNYLHNVAGKVYLGGPVTGIQQPVHYDFRARRDTPNELRAYFRKVGWRRIVAFQTRNPLHRAHQELTFRAAREAQANLLIHPVVGMTKPGDVDHFTRVRCYEAVLDKYPAATTSMSLLNLAMRMAGPREAVWHGLIRKNHGCTHFIVGRDHAGPGKNSQGQDFYGPYDAQELFKKHQDEIGLEMVDFKHMVYVQEKAQYYPVSEVPEGDTVLDISGTELRRRLREGLEIPEWFSFPEVVKELRRTSPPRSKQGFTVFFTGFSGSGKSTIANALMVKLMEMGGRPVTLLDGDIVRKNLSSELGFSKEHRDLNIRRIGYVASEITKNGGIAICAPIAPYATTRRAVREEIEQFGAFVEVHVATTIEECERRDRKGLYKLAREGKIKEFTGISDPYDVPEAPELRVETENVEVDNCAHQVLLKLENMGLIAG
- a CDS encoding adenylate/guanylate cyclase domain-containing protein; the protein is MGTSALWRGSLATRLRIASGLILFAYAFFHFVNIGLGLISPAWMEAFQDARQVITRSLVGSILLYGALLIHAGLALSGLARRRRLRMRASEAVQVVLGLLIPLQLIAHLTHTRYAHEVYGVNDEMSYLIILMWPNISIWQQSGLLLVVWIHGCIGLHFWLRLTSWWRAWVPWMIGLAVLVPAFALAGLLTEGRRMFAIFTNDAQRPGYMEAFNWPDAATFGALFQVKDLGLAVFWGLLALTAAIHLGRRLLRRRNAVRIRYVDGPEIVSERGLTLLQMSRSHGVPHTALCGGKGRCTTCRVVIEAGADLLHPPSEVELRSLRAVGAPPNTRLACQIRPTDPATVFRVFRPEGGRSRAHASQGQERQLAVLFLDMRGFTARTTGQLPYDVVFLLNRFFDAIVPSVIGAGGTVDKYLGDGFLALFEARDAQTSARAGIEAARSIGAALEVFNRTLAAEGTPPVRIGMGLHLGTLVLGEIGAAGHAPRTIIGDTVNAASRLEAETKALGVELLISEAVLHAAGADLSALELGSFALRGVPQPVAALPVATAAKLSLDQTRGEPSSSQP
- a CDS encoding RES family NAD+ phosphorylase, whose product is MIDFSGTVWRILFADLAGAPTAPARAPEGRFHHSGQWALYASLTPEGAGVAIRRYVGPQDPPRVIVPLEVTRAWLADLRGRPEVSQIWQDIRATGAAAPSWPYSDTARAEGAQGLLYSSRSRPELSHIVLFDPGPVRAGGTAPLPWPGTDITTT
- the trxB gene encoding thioredoxin-disulfide reductase, with product MAETRHTKVLIIGSGPAGYTAGVYASRAMLEPILVQGIEPGGQLTTTTEVENWPGDTEVQGPDLMVRMEAHAKAMGCEIIGDIITSLDTSARPFVAKGDSGTTYTADAVILATGARAKWLGMESEEKFKGFGVSACATCDGFFYRGQEIVVIGGGNTAVEEALFLTNFASKVTLIHRRDELRAEKILQDRLFKNEKIVPLWFNQLEEVYGTDAPLGVEGVKVRNVKTGEITDIPCKGVFVAIGHAPANELVKDVLELHNGGYVSVKPGTTETSIPGIFAAGDLTDHKYRQAVTSAGMGCMAALDAERFLAEQE
- a CDS encoding Lrp/AsnC family transcriptional regulator codes for the protein MVAHRLDEIDRKILAELQADGRMTNVELAKRVGISAPPCLRRVRALEDAGLIRGYHAEVNARQLGFEVQVFAMVGLESQAEVELSAFEARCREWPLVRECHMLNGEVDFMLKCVAPDLSSFQSFLTGQLLTTPNVASVKTSLVIRGAKDEPGVPFDVLEERLSRSA